A portion of the Anabas testudineus chromosome 22, fAnaTes1.2, whole genome shotgun sequence genome contains these proteins:
- the musk gene encoding LOW QUALITY PROTEIN: muscle, skeletal receptor tyrosine-protein kinase (The sequence of the model RefSeq protein was modified relative to this genomic sequence to represent the inferred CDS: deleted 2 bases in 1 codon) yields the protein MDHFRARMKSLVFKILFLLVLVASSYGIQRAPRIITLLETLDVLLDHNATFICEVESRPSADITWTKNNQPIMYYDTRYITREHGQMLIIPHVRETDNGEYCCLANNGIGEPAKSCGALQLKMKPQIKRHPTNVTLLVESKAVLPCVTLGNPKPDVTWLKDDELIKVSDRVTILDYGALKIHNIQREDAGQYRCVARNSFGLAFSKPVTIEVQAPARILRVPKEKRVVYGSQISLECNATGNPIPTITWLENGNTISGASVEETLVGEVILSILKVTVNKPALYTCLASNRHSAGANTVKATARVTVEEWRLYKGVAGYCSAYRGDVCRSILRDDSLVFFNSSFSNPEDMQEYLVQSWWEELEGLSMLCSPAVRSLLCHSSFPDCNPSGLGPAPKPVCREHCLAVKELYCHKEWLVLEGSTSIQPGFLSSVTGSHAPSSLLPNCQVLPSLGTDPDACTHVPFVDINKDQVTTTCYSDKGRFYQGGVNATRSGIPCQPWSQQVPHQHRLSVDVIPELKNSENHCRNPGGISDKPWCFTSNPNIRWEYCSVPQCGEAKTIPVIGPESSGPRQIPRVPPMTTVSSPAYSMSVIVIVLTALAVGVFLSIIILACRRRRRQWRNRKRVMETPTLSALPSELLLDRLHPNPMYQRVPLLLNSKLLALEYPRNNIQYVRDIGEGAFGRVFQARAPGLLPMESFTMVAVKMLKEEASADMQNDFQREAALMAEFDHPNIVRLLGVCAVGKPMCLMFEYMAHGDLNEFLRRRSPTQSVRTLSRASLSGRSFSSELEAGLLSCAEQLSVSKQIAAGMAYLSERKFVHRDLATRNCLVGEEMVVKIADFGLSRNIYSADYYKANENDAIPIRWMPPESIFYNRYTTESDVWAYGVVLWEIFAHGMQPYYGMGHEEVIYYVRDGHILSCPENCPLELYNLMRLCWSTHPSDRPSFSSIHRILERMHQNTLSVNSDTEALLTANLGTFHTNV from the exons ATGGATCATTTCAGAGCCAGGATGAAGAGTTTGGTCTTCAAGATCCTTTTTCTGTTGGTGTTGGTCGCCTCGAGTTATGGCATACAGAGAG cacCTCGTATCATCACCTTGTTAGAGACACTGGATGTACTCCTGGATCACAATGCCACCTTCATCTGTGAAGTGGAGTCACGCCCATCTGCTGACATTACCTGGACCAAGAATAATCAACCAATAAT GTACTACGACACTCGCTACATCACCAGGGAGCATGGACAGATGCTAATCATCCCTCATGTCCGAGAGACAGACAATGGAGAGTACTGCTGCCTGGCTAATAATGGCATTGGGGAGCCTGCCAAGAGCTGTGGGGCGCTGCAGCTTAAAATGA AGCCACAGATCAAACGCCATCCCACTAATGTAACCCTTCTGGTGGAATCCAAGGCAGTTTTGCCCTGTGTTACCCTTGGCAACCCCAAACCAGATGTCACCTGGCTCAAAGATGATGAGCTTATCAAG GTCAGTGATCGTGTTACCATTCTCGACTATGGTGCACTAAAGATCCATAACATACAGCGAGAGGATGCGGGACAGTATCGGTGTGTAGCTAGGAATAGCTTTGGTTTGGCCTTTTCAAAGCCTGTCACCATAGAAGTACAAG ctCCAGCACGAATCCTGCGGGTTCCTAAGGAGAAGAGAGTGGTGTATGGCAGCCAGATTTCCCTGGAGTGTAACGCAACAGGAAATCCAATCCCCACCATAACCTGGCTGGAAAATGGGAATACT ATTTCGGGTGCGTCGGTCGAAGAGACGTTGGTGGGAGAGGTAATTCTGTCCATTCTTAAAGTGACGGTGAATAAACCAGCTCTGTACACATGTCTGGCCTCCAACAGACACAGTGCTGGAGCCAACACAGTCAAGGCAACTGCTAGGGTCACTGTTGAAG AGTGGAG ACTCTACAAGGGCGTCGCAGGCTATTGCAGTGCCTATCGTGGAGATGTTTGCCGCTCAATACTGCGAGACGATTCGCTGGTCTTCTTTAACTCATCGTTCTCGAACCCCGAGGACATGCAGGAGTACCTGGTCCAGAGCTGGTGGGAGGAGCTCGAAGGACTCAGTATGCTGTGCAGCCCAGCAGTTCGCTCACTGCTCTGCCACTCCTCCTTCCCCGACTGCAACCCATCCGGTTTAGGACCAGCACCCAAACCTGTGTGCAG AGAACACTGCCTGGCAGTGAAGGAGCTGTACTGTCATAAAGAGTGGCTGGTACTAGAGGGCAGCACTTCTATCCAGCCTGGCTTCTTGAGCTCTGTAACAGGATCCCACGCTCCCAGTTCACTGCTGCCCAACTGCCAGGTCTTACCAAGTCTTGGCACAGACCCCGATGCTTGTACACATGTCCCTTTTGTAG ACATCAACAAAGATCAAGTTACAA CCACATGTTACAGTGACAAAGGGCGTTTCTACCAAGGGGGTGTGAACGCGACGAGGTCTGGGATCCCGTGTCAGCCGTGGAGCCAACAG GTTCCTCACCAGCACCGTCTGTCTGTGGATGTCATTCCCGAGTTAAAGAACTCAGAAAACCATTGCAGGAACCCAGGAGGAATCAGCGACAAGCCCTGGTGTTTCACCTCTAATCCAAACATACGATGGGAGTACTGCTCTGTCCCACAGTGTGGGGAGGCTAAAACAATACCAG TGATAGGGCCAGAATCATCTGGCCCTCGTCAAATTCCTCGCGTCCCTCCCATGACCACAGTATCATCTCCAGCTTACTCCATGTCAGTCATTGTTATAGTCCTGACTGCACTTGCAGTTGGAGTCTTCCTCTCCATTATCATCCTCGCCTGTcgcaggaggaggaggcagtggAGAAACCGGAAAAG GGTGATGGAGACCCCAACACTGAGTGCTCTTCCATCAGAGCTCCTGCTGGATCGACTGCACCCCAACCCCATGTACCAGCGTGTTCCCCTGCTGCTGAACTCAAAGCTGCTGGCCCTCGAGTATCCACGGAATAACATCCAATACGTTAGAGATATTGGAGAGGGAGCCTTTGGACGGGTTTTCCAAGCTAG AGCGCCAGGTCTGCTGCCGATGGAGTCTTTCACGATGGTGGCTGTGAAGATGCTCAAGGAGGAAGCCTCAGCCGACATGCAGAATGACTTTCAGAGAGAGGCAGCACTCATGGCTGAGTTTGACCATCCAAACATCGTGCGACTCCTCG gtgtgtgtgcagtgggTAAACCGATGTGTCTGATGTTTGAGTACATGGCCCACGGTGACCTCAACGAGTTCCTGCGTCGTCGGTCTCCAACACAATCGGTGCGCACCCTAAGCCGCGCCAGCCTATCAGGTCGCAGCTTTTCCTCTGAGCTGGAGGCGGGACTTCTCTCCTGTGCTGAGCAGCTGTCCGTCTCCAAGCAGATCGCTGCAGGGATGGCCTACCTGTCCGAGCGCAAGTTTGTCCACCGTGACCTTGCGACCCGGAACTGCTTGGTAGGGGAGGAGATGGTGGTGAAGATCGCAGATTTTGGCCTCTCCAGGAACATCTACTCAGCTGATTACTACAAAGCCAATGAGAATGATGCCATCCCCATTCGCTGGATGCCCCCAGAGTCTATTTTCTACAACCGCTACACAACGGAATCAGACGTGTGGGCATATGGGGTGGTGTTATGGGAGATTTTCGCCCATGGGATGCAGCCGTATTATGGTATGGGTCATGAGGAGGTTATTTACTACGTCAGGGATGGTCACATCCTTTCCTGTCCTGAGAACTGTCCTCTGGAGCTGTACAATCTCATGCGGCTTTGTTGGAGCACTCACCCGTCAGACAGGCCCAGCTTTAGTAGTATACACCGGATACTGGAGCGCATGCATCAAAACACGCTGAGCGTAAACTCTGACACTGAAGCT CTGCTAACTGCTAACCTGGGAACCTTTCACACAAACGTGTAA